The region TTTTGATATTCCAAATCTAAAGGGAATAGTACTTGAAACCTATGGATCTGGAAATGCCCCTTCCGAAGATTGGTTTTTGAATTTATTGGTGAAAGCCATAAATAAAGGATTGCATGTGGTTAACGTGACTCAATGTTCCGGCGGAAGTGTCAATATGGGTCAATATGAAACCAGTACTTCTATGAAAGAAATTGGCGTGATATCCGGAAAAGACATCACAACAGAGGCGGCAATTACAAAATTGATGTATTTGTTGAGTCAAAATATTCCTCAAAATGAGTTTAAAACCGTGTTTGAAACCCCTTTACGTGGAGAAATAATATAATATTGCTTTTTGCTTTTGTAAGTCATTTTTTTTTGTGTTATTTGCAAACCAAAATAGAGAGGTGTCCGAGTGGTTGAAGGAGCTAGCCTGGAAAGCTAGTATGTGGGTAACTGCATCGAGGGTTCGAATCCCTTCCTCTCTGCGAATGAAATTTCAAAATGAATCAAAACCCTTTAAATCCCAGTGTTTAAAGGGTTTTTTGATTTAAGCAATTATCCAATTTATTCGTTTTTTCTCATAATGTAGGTGCACTTTGAGGTGCACCTTGAAAAAGAGAAGTTCAGGTGCACCTTTTTTATGAGGCAGTCTGAAAAATGAACATCTTGTCTTGTGTTGACAATTAAAGTAAATTAATTATCAACTTAAAAGCTTACCAAGATGAAAACTACAATCATTGTACTCTTCTACCTTAGAAGATCAAAAGTCAATGCTCAAGGGCGAATGCCAATTTTCCAACGAATAACTGTAGACGGTCGACGTTTTGACATCAGTACCGGACATTATGTTGAAGAATCGAAATGGTCGGTAAATTCGAGCAGAATGAAAGGCAACTCAGAAGAGACCCGAACAATAAACAGCCAGCTCGAAATGATGAGAGCGAAGGTTTACGAAACCGAGAAACGTCTTTTTATGAGGGAATCTGAAATCAACTTTGAAACATTCAAAAACGAATACCAAGGCAAAAAAGAACGATCTCGTCTTCTGATTCCAATTTTTGAAGAGCACAACCGAAAAATAAAAGAACTAATCGGACTGGAATATGCTGCCGGAACATTAGAACGTTATGAAACCTCTTTGAAGCATACCCAGGATTTTTTGAATTGGAAATACAAGCTCAGTGATATCAGCATCGATAAAATCGACCATGCCTTTATCATGGAATACGAATTCTATCTGCGTAGCGAACGAAAATGTGCCAACAATACCGCGGTCAAATACATCAAGAACTTCCACAAGATTATCAATCAATGTTTGGCCAACGGTTGGCTCAACAAAGATCCTTTTGTCAATTACAAAAGCAAGGTCAAAGAAGTCGTTCGGGAATTTTTGAGCGAGGACGAAATAGAGGAGATGATCAAAAAAGAGTTTGTGTCCGAGCGCTTGGATTTGGTCCGTGATATATTTGTTTTCAGCTGCTTTACCGGTCTAGCCTATATTGACGTGAAGCAACTCACCAAAAACAATATCAGTCTGGGAATCGATGGCGACAACTGGATTTTTAAAAACCGCCAAAAGACCGACACAACTTCAAAAATCCCACTATTGCCAACAGCGCAGCTGATAATCGATAAATATGCCAATGATCCCGTCTGTAAAAACGAGAACCGACTGCTTCCGATTCTGAGCAATCAAAAGATGAATGCCTACCTTAAAGAAATCGCCGATGTTTGCGGAATCAAAAAAGAATTGACCTTCCACATTGCCCGGCATACTTTTGCCACTACCGTGACGCTCTCCAATGGCGTGCCACTGGAAACTGTGAGTAAAATGTTGGGACATACAAACCTGAAAACAACCCAGCATTACGCCAAAATCCTTGACAAAAAAATCAGCGATGATATGATGATTTTGAAATCAAAACTCAAAGCTCCATTCAACAAAAAAACCGCATCTTAAGCAAAATCAATTCTCTTCCAAAAGGCAGTTTCAGACTGCCTTTTTTAATGCGATATTCTCAGTAATTTAAGCTTTTTACTAGCTTTTTAAAGAGGCATCAAATCATTTAATAGTATTATTCGTAACATTATTCTTATTATTGACTTGAGTTATATCAAATCAAAATAAAAACCTATAAAACTATGATTATGAATTGTACTTATGAAGTATTTTTTAATGAATTAGAAAAGGAATTTACCCGACTTGAAGATTCCGAAACAGAACCGCTTCTTCAGGCACAAACAGTACTGAGCTTTTTAGAGGAAAAACTCAAACTGCTTAATAAATGGCTTAAATATCATGTTTTTGAAACCCCTGAAGAGGAAATCTATTTCTTTAAATTCTTGAAACCTTCTTTCGTATCTAAAATCATTTTTTATAAATCAGTACTTAAAACAGAATCACATGTTCCTATCAACAAAAAGGAAAAACTAAAATATTTCAACAGATCATTGAAAAAAATTCATGATTTAACGGTCGAAAATCACATCTTTTACACTTATTTCAGAACCGCTTCATCATTTAAGGATAATGATTATTTTATCCGGAAAACCTATAAGGACATAATTCAGGACGATCTGATGCTTTTAAATTTCGATTCTAAAATATCCACCTCCCATGATTATCTGATGGCTCAAATGCTATCGGCGGCAACCTTGACAAAATATTTCGAAGAAAGAATCGATCAAATTCAAAATAAGGCAAGCTTTTATCCGATAAAAACCTATCAATGGGGTGGTACCCAGACTGATTTCGTGGAGATTGTCTATGTGCTGCACTATTTTCGTGTCATAAATAACGGAAATCTATGCATAAAGGAATTTGCCATTAATCTGGGCAAATTTTTAAATGTTGAGATAAACGCTAATAAAGTTTACGATACCTTTCAAAAAATTAAAGGAAGAAAGACTGACCCGACAAAATTCCTCAGTAAGGCAATCGAAAATTTCTGCAAAAAAATTTCCGAAGAACCTTTCCGAAAATAAAGCTACAAATCCAGGCTGGCCCTGGATTTTTCTTTTAAGTTTTTTCTTTTGCTGTAAAATCATTTAGCAGGTATACGCTACTAGTGTCTTTAGTCTAAAATAGCGGTTTGCTCCTATTTTCCGTTGAAACGGAAAAGCGTGGTTTTGGTCATTTCAAAAAAAAATAAGCTTTATTTATAAGTACTTAGCATTAATTTTAGTGTAAAAAACACGCTACCTGCTAACTGCCTGCTATTTATTCTTTACTAAATAAAGTTGCTTTGTCTCATAACTATTCAAACAATTTTATTATGAATTTACACCCTAAGAAATTATTCCCGGAAACAGACAATCTGGAATTATTGAGTCACCAAGTCGTTACCAAAAAAGACCTCTGGCATTTTGCGAATCTATTGCTCAATGAGATCAAAAATAGCCCAAGAGAAGAAAAGCCGGCCCAATGGCTCAAATCCACCGAAGTGCGAAAACTACTCAAAATATCGCCCGGAACCCTCCAGAACCTCCGTGTCAATGGAACCTTAAACTACAAGCGTATCGGCGGTCTGATCTACCACAAATACGAGGATATCCAAAAGATGTTGGATAAATAAAATCGATAAACTTCTCACATCTCAAAATTCACATTTCACTGCCATGAATTACATAAAGCACCTTACCGCCTATTTCGAAAAAGTATCAACCGATTTCGAATTAAATCCTTCCCATGTCAGCCTGTATATGGCCTTGTTCCAATTGTGGAATGTCAACCGCTTTCAAAACCCCATCAGTATCTCCCGTGATGAGGTAATGCGCATCAGTAAAATCTGTTCCAAGGCAACCTATCATAAGTGCATGAAAGATATCCACAACAAGGGATATATCAAATACGAGCCTTCTTACAATCCATTTCGGGGCAGCATAGTGCATTTATTCAATTTTAGTGACGACTTAAAGCCGGTACCCAAAAAGGAACGCCGAGTACTAAAAAACAGACAGGCTGCTAAACAAGTTATTGAACAGGCATTAAACAAGCTCCAAACTAGTGATCAGACTAGTGATGAGACAAGTGCTGAACAAGTACTGAACAAGCAGCAAACTAGTACTGGGACAGGCACTGAACAAGCGCTGGTATCTT is a window of Flavobacterium acetivorans DNA encoding:
- a CDS encoding site-specific integrase — encoded protein: MKTTIIVLFYLRRSKVNAQGRMPIFQRITVDGRRFDISTGHYVEESKWSVNSSRMKGNSEETRTINSQLEMMRAKVYETEKRLFMRESEINFETFKNEYQGKKERSRLLIPIFEEHNRKIKELIGLEYAAGTLERYETSLKHTQDFLNWKYKLSDISIDKIDHAFIMEYEFYLRSERKCANNTAVKYIKNFHKIINQCLANGWLNKDPFVNYKSKVKEVVREFLSEDEIEEMIKKEFVSERLDLVRDIFVFSCFTGLAYIDVKQLTKNNISLGIDGDNWIFKNRQKTDTTSKIPLLPTAQLIIDKYANDPVCKNENRLLPILSNQKMNAYLKEIADVCGIKKELTFHIARHTFATTVTLSNGVPLETVSKMLGHTNLKTTQHYAKILDKKISDDMMILKSKLKAPFNKKTAS
- a CDS encoding RteC domain-containing protein, coding for MNCTYEVFFNELEKEFTRLEDSETEPLLQAQTVLSFLEEKLKLLNKWLKYHVFETPEEEIYFFKFLKPSFVSKIIFYKSVLKTESHVPINKKEKLKYFNRSLKKIHDLTVENHIFYTYFRTASSFKDNDYFIRKTYKDIIQDDLMLLNFDSKISTSHDYLMAQMLSAATLTKYFEERIDQIQNKASFYPIKTYQWGGTQTDFVEIVYVLHYFRVINNGNLCIKEFAINLGKFLNVEINANKVYDTFQKIKGRKTDPTKFLSKAIENFCKKISEEPFRK
- a CDS encoding helix-turn-helix domain-containing protein, giving the protein MNLHPKKLFPETDNLELLSHQVVTKKDLWHFANLLLNEIKNSPREEKPAQWLKSTEVRKLLKISPGTLQNLRVNGTLNYKRIGGLIYHKYEDIQKMLDK